One stretch of Saccharopolyspora erythraea DNA includes these proteins:
- a CDS encoding RidA family protein — protein MARTVVTTNNAPTPPAHIPLSQGVRKGGILQVSGQTAVSPETGKLVDGGVPEQTEQCLRNVIAVLEAGGASLEDVLMLRVYLTDVSQFAEMNETYARVVGEPFPARTTVYVGLPEGLLVEIDALAVVGD, from the coding sequence ATGGCCAGGACCGTGGTCACCACGAACAACGCTCCCACCCCGCCCGCGCACATCCCGCTCTCGCAGGGCGTGCGCAAGGGCGGCATCCTGCAGGTCTCGGGGCAGACCGCGGTGAGCCCGGAGACCGGGAAACTGGTCGATGGCGGTGTGCCGGAGCAGACCGAGCAGTGCCTGCGCAACGTCATCGCGGTCCTGGAGGCCGGCGGCGCCTCGCTGGAGGACGTGCTCATGCTGCGCGTCTACCTGACCGACGTCTCGCAGTTCGCGGAGATGAACGAGACCTACGCGCGCGTGGTCGGCGAGCCCTTCCCGGCCCGCACCACGGTCTACGTCGGCCTGCCCGAGGGGCTGCTGGTGGAGATCGACGCCCTCGCCGTCGTCGGGGACTGA
- a CDS encoding IclR family transcriptional regulator has protein sequence MSQSLERGLSVLTALAAGPQTLDQLAERLGVHKSTVLRLLRTLESAGFVRRDGVHHYRLGSTLFDLAHRALEDLDVRVVARAHLVELSELTGHTVHLATLEGDEVVYIDKVDSHHAVRMYSRIGKRAPLHCTAVGKVLVAGRPQAQREAIAGRLAYPPMTANTITSAERYLAELDRVREQGYAVDRNEHEDFIHCIGAPVRDDGDEVVAAVSLSVPDVLLDFDGLLGLVDDLLSTAGRVSAELGCPREITTQRKEV, from the coding sequence ATGAGCCAGAGCCTCGAACGCGGTCTCAGCGTCCTGACAGCGCTGGCGGCCGGTCCGCAGACGCTGGACCAGCTCGCCGAGCGGCTCGGCGTGCACAAGTCGACGGTGCTGCGGTTGCTCCGGACGCTGGAGTCGGCGGGCTTCGTCCGCCGCGACGGAGTGCACCACTACCGGCTGGGCAGCACGCTGTTCGACCTGGCCCACCGCGCGCTGGAGGACCTCGACGTGCGGGTGGTCGCACGTGCGCACCTGGTCGAGCTGAGCGAGCTCACCGGCCACACCGTGCACCTGGCCACCCTGGAAGGCGACGAGGTCGTCTACATCGACAAGGTGGACAGCCACCACGCGGTCCGGATGTACTCGCGCATCGGCAAGCGGGCGCCGCTGCACTGCACGGCGGTCGGCAAGGTGCTGGTGGCCGGGCGGCCGCAGGCGCAGCGCGAGGCCATCGCGGGCAGGCTGGCCTACCCGCCGATGACGGCGAACACGATCACCTCGGCCGAGCGGTACCTGGCCGAGCTCGACCGCGTTCGCGAGCAGGGCTACGCGGTGGACCGCAACGAGCACGAGGACTTCATCCACTGCATCGGGGCCCCGGTCCGGGACGACGGCGACGAGGTCGTCGCGGCCGTGTCCCTGTCGGTGCCGGACGTACTGCTGGACTTCGACGGGCTGCTCGGGCTCGTCGACGACCTGCTGAGCACCGCCGGCCGGGTTTCCGCCGAGCTGGGGTGCCCGCGCGAGATCACCACGCAACGGAAGGAAGTCTGA